A window of Danio aesculapii chromosome 16, fDanAes4.1, whole genome shotgun sequence genomic DNA:
catctacattagcaggaggatgaagatgaaaccatttcagcaagacaatgatcctgAACACAGCCAGGGAACAGGGTTTATACGTTCATGGAATTTTGATATAGcatttttcaggcctggaaaagttttgggaAAACCCACAAGGTTTTGTTAAGTGATGGGAAATAGATATCTTTATATTTGAATATGGGTTAGTTGTCTTTaattcttttctgtccttggccaatcacatactcgcacattattagtgcggtgtaagcattatttaataaattttaggtagatataaatataaattgggcgtcacggtggcgcagtgggtagcacaatcgcctcacagcaagaaggtcacctgttcgagcctcggctgggccagttggcatttctgtgtggagtttgcatgttctccccgtgttggcgtgggtttcctccgggtgctccggtttcccccacagtccaaagacatgaactaTAGGCAAATTGGGTTAGTAAAATTTTCCGtagttgcagctggaggggcatccgcagcgttaaacatatgctggaaaagttggcgattcatcctgctgtggcggccctggattaataaagggactaagctgaaaagaaaattaagaaattaatgaatttaaatttaaactaaatagattgttgtgggttttacgatatgctgtaatacattttaacatgtattgttttttaccacgcatatgtagacattgcatgaaacattaggtcatgaaaatttacttgaaagtcttggaaaaagcatggaaaagtcatggtatTTTAGTAGTTAAAATGTGCATGAACCCTGCATTGGAACTCTCAgaagctttcagagaaagaaaatcaagctgtagaatggcccagccaatcacctgaaccgaatccaatagaaaatactaaataaactttTAGCACTTTAGAGATGTTTCGTGAATACAGACCCCCGTTTTCAATCaaattactgtcatttttaaCTGAATATTGCACAGATTTGGAGCGGCGtgaagatgaataaatgatgtgTATTTGTAATTTACTGAACTCTCTAATTAATCTGTTTTCAGGTAAATGAGAAGATTTTGGGACGCCTTCATCAGGTGCAGAGACTGACCCGCCGCATGAGGAAAGaaagaaggtgtgtgtgtgtgtgttttattgacaggaaaagtcattcattaattttccttcggcttagtcccttatttatcaggggtcaccacagtggaatgaaccaccaacttatccagcatatgttctacgcagtggatgcccttccagctgcaacccagtactgggaaacacccaaacactcacacactacggtcaatttagtttcatccaattcccctatagcgcatgtgtttggactgtgggggaaaccggagcacctggaggaaacccacgccaacacggggagaacatgcaaacgtgatcttcttgctatgaggtgactcggtgctaaccactgagccaccatgctgccacagAAAAACTGCTAATGTGTATTACCGAAAGCAACAAGTAAAGCAACAATTAGCAGATTTAGATTTTTAACTCTGATAttcaaacaaactaaacaaaacttgaCATCATTTTGACGTAAAAATGACATAATTTAGATTATTTTGACCTGCTAAAGCAGAAAACCGTAAAATCATGATTTATTATACAGCTACTGTCTGCTAGTGTCCACCGGAGGTCAGATTTCCATCATAAATGCATGCTTTAAGAGACttcctgaataaatgaatgtatacacggtcttccaccaaggcaacctggggtgctgaaatataattggctaaacgtAACGCACGTAACGCACGTTTTCAAAGCAGaacatctgacttcagcattgtttttcagataaacaagaacactcatttagcatgtttcttaaatatctgcaaatatattatggtattattatgctttagaagagtcaaaaacttacagcacctttaaaaaaaatcctacgTTTACACGATAAGATGCTGTATTGTCCTCTTTTTCTTGAATAATGTCTTCATATAACACAATAAcagaatagtgtgtgtgtgtttaaggttTCTGATGAAGACACTGGACTCATATGGAGATGATTACAGGGCAGCTCAGCTCACCATCACGTTAGAGGTCAGAAAAACACACAGTTTTCCTCCACAACAGCTGCTGTGCAATATGTCCCCAATGTGTCTCTCAAAATATGTCCTTAAATATTATACAGTGCTTACCAAAAATGTCCTGAGTGTAACTTTTTTTTGTACCTAGTGTAAAAGAGATGTAATACTTCACCATCATTACCTTCCTTTGTTGATGAAAGTTTTTTAGTATCAAccgtatcttcagcagaaaagatatccaagatgctgttttaaattgtaatgaaatctttTTTAcgatggccgagagagcttaactcACTGCAATTTAACAATcgtctcacaacacaaacagctgatgaaacgcgctgcactttctcacaacacaaacaactgaagaaacgcgctgcactttctcacaacacaaacaactgaagaaacacactgcatttattaAACGTGCTGCATTCTATTAACACGTTTTACAATTAATCATCAGTTTATTTAGGTTAATAATTTACAAAAGACAATGGAAtcgtgtaatcaggatattaaaataaacaaaaaaccctCACCTTTAAAAGACCAccaacaacttcactgagcaacagtcacggcataataacacatccatatcttaGCAGGGTCTGTCATGTTTTGGGGTTCCCTTTCTTGATTTGCttgtgttttcttaaactgcaacaagttaagctctctcggccaccgtaggtTTTAGACCTAACAAAaaatagcctgacatgtttactgctccaaaacatttgaaaagtttctcataataaaatatattgtgttcaaaggggaaaaaggttttgttttttacccagaaatttaaaaagaatatgttttagagtagtgatcacaataccgtgatacggtgaaacagtgatattcttatccaaggatatcatactgtcagaatcttacaccggcccatggcatatatacatatacacacttactggccactttattaggtacaccttactagtaccgagttgcaTATTCATTTTCAATAACTCTTTTAATTTGTGTATTCAAAACTGACCTTTAATCATCACTGCACCAAAACAGACAACTAGAACATTATTTTTTAGACAATTTTTTGTCAGCCAAATGTAATAACCGTGAGATGTTTCAAAGTTCTGGCattatattgatgatgatgatgatgcatcAGTCTGAGGTTTGTGATTtacatttgatatatatatatatatatatcacaaactCTATATCtcctaaaattttgctttttaaatgttttttttttttttactattattacacatttatttatgtatgtgtatgtgtgtgtgtgtgtgtatgtatgtatgtatgtatgtatgtatgtatgtatgtatgtatgtatgtatgtatgtataataaagtgtcaggaacaatacattagctttcaaagctgttaacttgttagtgtttttaaaatatcctttttaaatgtccactatagtggacaccaggaccatcttaatgttattaatgactgcatgttgtaggaggcAGAACTGAGGCCGAGAGGATTCTTCataagatagttgagggagactctggcttggagtctgacaatcagacaatttAAGAATTGGAGACAATTAGAGactgacaatcagttttaaatcgtTTTTATGTTGAGTtagttttggattaacatcacttcttgtttttttgagttcggctctctttcagactaaactctTTCAGGAATTTCCATACAAAaggaaaaatggcttttgttttgtttttgttacattaataattaatatctctttacagccatatcctgtacagttctGTTGTCTGAGTTGTGGTCATTTTGAACTAAAGTGGTCCTGTGGtcccactacagtggacatgctgtaaaattaaaaataaaaacaaaatgtaaaaactctaaattgtagaattttttcaaccccaaaggatgtaggaaatcacagaaaaataacaaaaaaaaaaaacttttttttttctttgagtcTCAGGAGAATCTAGAAGTGCAGTCATGGTATAAACCTTTCATGTacacagacatcacctatatgttATAAATTTGCAGGTTGACTATTTCTGTAAATAATAGCATATATTTGATAGCAGTGCAATAACGtgaccttttgtaaagctgctttgaaacagtaattcttttaaaaagtgctacacaaataaaataaaattgaattgaatgtgtgtgtgtgtccaggatGAAGGCAAGGCTGTAGATTCAGCTCTCGGTGGAGATGAAGACGTCTCTTCTCCAACATTTCCTCCTCAGTCCACTGGAGGAGCAAAAAGGAAGAGACACCGGCTCCAGAAGGACAGAGACACGCAGGTATATATAAAAAGACTAAAGCTTTTACTGCTCCTGAACTCACCAGGGCTCCATTGATGTGGATAAAAACACAGTGCAGTAGTTGAATATTAGTTGAATATTAGAATATTAGTAGTTGAATATAgttggacagttcacccaaaaatgccatttactcatttattaactTGTTCCAAATTAATCtgaggtttttttcttcttttgaacacaaaagaagatattttgaagaatgttctaactattgacttccatagtgggaaTTACAAGTACTATGTAAGTCAGTAGGTACTGGGTTTCCAGCTCTTTTTCAAAATATTgtccttgtgttcaacagaagataaaaaagtaacaagtaaatgatgagacCATTTATATTTGTGGGTGGACTATCCCTTGAACACCAAATTAAATTGATTTCAATGTGAATTTATCCTAAAGGAACActttattgtaaattaaaaactaataataggCACATTTTACAGCTCCTCtatttccgtcatcattatattttacaggaaagcctaaatgctttcatacatgtgatttgaatgatgtgagAGACGATCTTTCTgagatcgttacaaatttaggattaatctaccagtaaaaacatttattaatccgCAAGTCATGTGTTTTGAACCGTGGATTgtagtaaactacagtatttggtcatttgtttaacccATTAATCCGTAGTTGTttacatctgaccaatcaaatgctctcttgtcagacatgccccgccccttctcatttgatgcgcttgagctcaaccgctCTCACTGACACAACTAtgagaaaaacaaatgctattagctgctttttttttaaaggggaggagttattctatgtcccgccctcttttcagattacgtcaaacattgaatttataaaatgcacatttcaaagcacctcACGGGAGCTTGAATGGACGCATGTTACTTTATTCAGACAGAGCATAGTTTAAAAACACGACAGTAATTCAGGCATTTTGGAAACACCTCGGTTTTAATGTGTGCTTGCTCCACACAGATGGAGTCGGAGCAGCCGGTGATGACGGAAGCTCAGTTCAGTGGATTCCCCAGTCCAAACTCACTCTCTCACTGATCCCAGAACAGCAGAAACAACACCTCCAACATGAAGTCAGTCACTGCGGGACTTTTTGTTTTGTACAACACaggattaaaaaagaaaagtccttACATTTCTGAATCTGTTCACATCCTGTATCAGGACTTCCTCCTCAATTATGCTGTTCATACCTTgcaatttttgtgtgtgtcagaATTAGGAAATAAAAGGATGAGGCTAGATAATTTTTGCAATTGTGTCAGAAACAGCCTTTGAGGCAGTCGATGACTATTATTTTGATCTGACTATTTTGATAAGCATTTTTAATTCAGTGTACCGAACTCAAGCTCAATGCAGGCCTCCAGACAGTGCTGTTTAGTgaacaggggtccgttcttcgtacatcacttaaatgattaatttggcagatcctggatctgttaatcttaaTAACTGATCTtgggctaatttggttcttcaaacaagttcgcaaatcagattaaaatgtctgaatgaactgatctgagatcgctgcgtgtgttgtgaaggtcagatctatcgatcctctaTCACAGGGATGTccaactcagttcctggagggccgcagccctgcacagtttagttccaaccctgcttcaacacacttaacaTTCATagttacctgtaggtttcaaacaagcctgaaggactcaattagtttgatcaggtgtgtatgattagggttggagctaaactgtgcagagctgtggccctttaggaactgagtttgacacctgtgctctatcatgatcagcaatgcaacgattggctgacggaacagcagcataatgacatcatctgattaatattcaattatccatgtgagcgcAATTACATCAAATTCGCAGTAAACGGTTTGCTAAATATGACACGCGATAACTTTCTACATTTGTTTTGAGtgtgcaggctttacactttcgtGTGTCGAGAGTATTcctcatgtatttcaatgcatatcaatgtagtTCTACATTtaaagaagattttctttatagtagcctaggcccaCTCAAGCTTTTTTAATTGGCGTTAGGAATAACTATGAATTAATTTTTCATCAAAAAAGCTTTTTGATAttagtaaaggtgtctgcaacttttgaaAAGCATCAAATTACCGTCATGTTAGCGGTCAAAAcgtgtgcatgactgcataaatatTGTGCATATGAGTTTATATCagtaaattttctctttgaaccagcAGGTGGCAGTCTTAGTACTTTTATTTCGTAGTGGAGATTGCAGaagttttattaacatatattttttttactttttatatatagttaaaaaatatatttactatttttccaagtgtatataactactactgtaagaaaatatcagaattcagtacatactttcagtattatctttgctcgaaatgacccgatctaatcctgtttatatgaaataagcctgcttcagagcaggtttgagctaccagaactgttgctatgacaacaagtctcagatgagttttgaagaacgaaacgatcctgtatagtgtcaaatcgtcaataaccaaatccagctaactgagtaatccacgtacgaagaacggaccccagataAACAACATGAGTGTGTGTTCGATATTGGTTATAAAATACACCACAAACACAAATAGATAGTGTGTTTTTGGTGTATTTTATGActaataatttgattattttaataaataatttaatatacagaACTCTTGTAATATACTCCAATTCCTACAGTTTAATGAACatttatgaatgagtgtgtatcagTACAGGTATGGTGGTGAATGTTTTGAACACGATTCAGCGTACAGAACTTGAGCTCAGTGTTTTGTAAGCCATTCCTCCAGACGGTGCTGCTTCACATCaacatgtatgagtgtgtatatatcTCTCTTTATCTGTGTTTGCCGTGTCTGTTGAAGCGGCGGTACAGGTGACTGATCCTCTTCTGCAGGTTGTGTCTGTCCTCCGTCATCATGCGGTCTCCAACCATATTCCTCTTCCTCAACAGCCGCTGAAGCTCGTTTCCTCTGAAGCCGCGCACCCAGACCGGACCCCGGATCATGTCTTTAGGGTGAGCCTTAAAGTCACCTgcagaccaacacacacacacagacagagataCTTCTCAATCATGCAACTCGGTGCCAGAggctggatttatttatttatctgtacacacagtagtcaacatttaaagtgggtCAAAAAACTCTATTCTATGCTAACAAAACtactataggttgttttcaatcacgtggttctgatgACATGGGAAATTCAGATGGAGGTCAGGGAGTAAAAGCTGAATAGGAGACATACAGTAGGGGAAAGTCTGTTTTTTTGTGATGTATACCATATTTCAagggagatataaatagaaaataagcacatatgttgggcatgatgcTTATacatgaagagggccgagttttcttCTGAACTAACATATACAGTATCTATCACCTGAATGACAGGCAAATAGAAGCgattacgttacatgaaaaatactatagtaaatcaGTTTTCtcaaggattttttccagctgtggtggcagactctgggcattttacacagatctaccaactacatgtggcgttatttcattgacaaatgtcgtgagcgcattcatgtaatagcctacgagcatgtcaatctctgtgctcTAGCGCCGAGTTCCTCTGCTCGTGCCCAAAATTTCTTatgcgccctcaaatatacggtGCTCAAGCGCAaatcttgtgcgctctcaaataaacactgctgtgTGATTTAGCGTgtttatgtagtgagtatgtctccaacattttttagatttgctaggaatatttatggatgtctccaatagacctacagaacgatattaatgcgtcctgaagtaaagtgaaacggctataaactccagcaggataaagtcattgtatgcagagccacagacctttatctataaataaaatataattatggaaactgtgttcatcataactgaaagctccgtcgtgtttgctagcctcacgcacctgtcagtcagtcagtcagcatgtcaccttaaagggttaaacgaagaacgcacagcactactacgattacagaaaagtttgcgctgttataattcacttaccttttaatacgtttttggtgtgattatcatttgctatttaaaaataaatgaccgaatgttttgaatgagaagctgtaatgtagccgtggcgggatgaatttaggtgtggcgccccaccatggaagaatgaatgtagcggaaaccatgtaaatactatagtgtttggagtacttgaattaaactgtcgtagtaattgttgctgtggtacgacaCAACTGTAGTAAACTAGTTATTGAGTAGGCTTCTGTTCTCTACGCTAATTACAATACACCACCGTTTACACTGTTAcggtatttattacaatttactagactacagtattctgtagcagaGTTGTACAtgttatagtaatttataatgaaCACGttaaaccacatagtaaagtgtataacgTTTTTTTCTCATGccgatatcttccagacatcacgaaataacagatgaaaagcatacaaaagcatagtctacattattatttatttatttttgtaaggggtaaactgtgctccacaataataaccgtctagttttgtGGCTAGGGTTGCATTTCTGATTTTTGTTCGGTCGATGAACTGACCATCGACAAACATTCACCGCTGAGGCGCATATAGATGTTCACGTTAcagttgtttattctgccgaaacgccagtaaagacttggattattgcgaaacaagatggagatttcattacagcgattacatggcagaaaaccttatttatattctcctggatatTGAAAGTGTGGTGGTGTTCggatctgatttttatataagtcattaacatttatacacatagctatgCCTGTGTGTAATCTTTATAGGTGCAGTCAAACGAATGATCAAGTTCAAATAAAGTTTGTACTcatggatgtattgaatgaaTGTTGATTACACGCCGCCTTTTCTTCAGTTTTCAgtcagtttcttgaactttctcccCTTATTAAGCAAAAACTTTGAGTTCTATAAAAGCTGCTCAGCATTTCTTCTTTTGCCCGatttaaacaatataaacaacataaaacagaaatattttgatgtGCTGATAGCGATTCCCATGTAGAAAAATCACTTCCAGCCCTCCATTTGAGTCTAGCACgccatcaatgacgtcatgtggaAACCTAACGTCATTGTACGTCATTGTAACCTAAACAGACGGCCCAATGCTGTAGTTCACTACAACTGAGCAATACTATCATTgttaaattagtaataataatttgaagTGGTTAAACTTACAATAAGCCAAGCTATTATTTATACTTGAAGTTGTTAATGTGTCATTGAAAGCTAAAACTAACATCTGATAAATCAGCAatgcaaaataaaagcatgaCCATAATGAATGCTGAAATTAGGTGTCCAACTCACCCAGAATGCCGATGTTGTCGTAAACTCCAAACATGCTTCTCTTCTCCGTCCAGCGGTCCACTTCTTTGAGTTTGGGAATGGCATGCATTCGTATTCGAGCACAGGAGCCTGACAGATgatgcaaaacaaatgcattaaattagggctgcacgatattggaaaacaaATGTGACATtgcaatagggctgcacaatagatGATTCCAGCATCAACATCTGCAATAGTAATATTATCAGAgggtatgcaatgttgagtctggattgtaattgaccaggagccacagaacacaTGTGATTTATAGAGTAGTATAAATAATATagagtattttaaatataatattcaaagtaacatggtaaacaatatagagactctaaatgaacgaatgtgcgaatataaaaccaactttacctcaatcatatTTTAATGTAACGTTAAATAATGAATATGGGTGATGTCTGACCTGTGCTGAAGAGTCTCGACGACTGACAGAAGTTTACAGCGTTCCTCCACAATCCTCCAAACACAGACATGCTGCATAAACGCACAGACAAATATTAATATCTGCATTCATGTGTTCATAAATCATGTTCAATGGATGATGACCTTCAGTCGCGAGCGCAACCACAGCAAATCCAGCTTAAACCGTCTTTACAACAAGTCTTTACCTTATTATTGTGAATAATATTCCTGGGGAAAGACTTCAGTCGACGGCTGGATGATGAATAATTTAAAACTCCTGAAATCCTGCAGATATATGCAGCGAAACGGCTGTGTTTCTCATGTGTACACACTACTGCAGGAGACAGGCCGCCATTACACGCTTTTCACAATAGAAGTCCAACGTTTACTTTTCAAATTAAAAGTCCGTGTTTTAAAGTTGAGTTTATCTACACTGACCTTGATCTCGATCTAGTTTACATGTAAATTCGATTTAAAATTCGATTAAaagtttctattttaaaatatttattttaaataaatctctaTCACCTGCTAATGTTCAAGGTAATTTTAGTGATAAAATACCCAAATAATTGTAGTCATCCTACAGCAAACATCATGTCCTTGAATtagatatttacaatatatatttattaatatatattttctttatttaaaaaaaaaaagcacaggggctggatattttgtgtttttacttatgTTAATTGAAACCATTATAATTTCGAGAACATCTGTTCGTATTTTATTGATGTTCCCTTATTATGGAACAATCGCTGAAACGTgtcatattttatatacatatgatGACCACTATTTGTCCTAACATATGTCTTATATTTATATAAGACATATTCTATAATTTATATCTGTAAAAGATGATTTTGATTAGTGATATGGTGGTAAAATGCACTGCTTTGCAATGTAAACAATTAGGTGGAGCCttcaatttttaagttgaatcaattgaatttaaattacattacatgtaGTCACAAAAGCTGAATCTCTTATATCTTACGAAAATTAtggttaatttattttaactgtGTAAAGGTACTAGAACAGTGGTAATGACTTTCAtcatacttttttttacaatgcaaaaatgacaccatataaaaaataacatcagTGCTCATCATATACAAGCagctagccggcagctagctctctgcaactctcacatggtcgcccactgaagctaagcagggatgtacctgaatgggagaccacatgggaaaactaggttgctgccggaagtggtgttagtgaggccagcagggggcgcttaacctgcggtctgtgtgagtcctaatgccccagtatagtgacggggactctgtactgctcagtgaacgccgtcttttggatgagacgttaaactgaggtcctgactctctgtggtcattaaaaatcccaggatgtccttcgaaacagagtaggggtttaaccctggcatcctggacaaaaatctgcccactggcctctgtccatcatggcctcctaaacatccccatatcataattggcttcatcactccgtctcctccaccaatcagctggtgtgtggtctggcgcaaaatggctgccgtcacgtcatccaagtggatgcagcacactggtggtggatgaggagattcccccctatgtgtaaagtgctttgagtgcccagaaaagctcaatataaatgtaaggaattattattattattattattaagtacacccctcactaaCCTCtcttttaaactcatatttttaataggaagctctacaatattatatttgtggatatacattagattaatcagtactgaagccaaaatctggagcttatctagcaaaataacttatgataacgctccaaaaactattacagccaaatttatatattagagaaaaatattaaatacaaatttaaaaaagaggaaaaatcaagaagcaaaaaaaagcaaaaattgatgaaattttgaaggttgtaattttttttgcaatattttgcttgaatttaattgtataatctttcaatttctaaatatgtttggtgactaaaatattattttaataaatatatctgtttaataaatctgttttgtttaaaagcaccaaaatacatcgactatattctctgagaaatggatacaaatcttcattttcaaaatgggctgtactcaattatgctgtgTGTAACTTTTAGCAGTACATGCATTCAGATTCATCACACCTTTAATCGCTTTCAGACAAATTTTTCAGcgtaaatgttttataatatgtcaaaaatattaaataaaatgaataaatatcctGTTTAATCACGTTTATGACACAAAACTACAGTGAAGATGGGGTTAATGCAGATCTTAACCTCCATAATCAACAACTGAAGAGAAAGAGCACAGCTCATAATAATAATCTAGACAATACAGCGCTCCTCACTAACCTCTCTTTTAAACtcttatttttaataggaagctctacaatattatatttgtggatatacattagattagtcagtactaaagccaaatctggagcttatctagcaaaataacttacgataacgctccaaaaactagcacagccaaatttatatattagagaaaaatattaaatacaaatttaaaaaaaagaggaaaaattaagatattttgcttgaatttaattgtattatcattcaatttgaaatatgtttggtgactaaactattattttataaatatatctgtttaataactctgttttgtttaaatgcaccaaaatacatcgcctatattcactgagaaatggatcagaatattaatattcaaaatgGCTGTACTCAGTAATGCTCAGCACTTTGTCATATGTAGCCTTCATTCAGCACGCATAAATGAAAGCATGCACT
This region includes:
- the mrpl51 gene encoding 39S ribosomal protein L51, mitochondrial, which gives rise to MSVFGGLWRNAVNFCQSSRLFSTGSCARIRMHAIPKLKEVDRWTEKRSMFGVYDNIGILGDFKAHPKDMIRGPVWVRGFRGNELQRLLRKRNMVGDRMMTEDRHNLQKRISHLYRRFNRHGKHR
- the tfpt gene encoding TCF3 fusion partner yields the protein MMEDFSGLALPPLFGGHILEAELETGGVELGPGGTELLETDGAPSCSGDEERRELDKNKYQMLSRRCKEIQQVNEKILGRLHQVQRLTRRMRKERRFLMKTLDSYGDDYRAAQLTITLEDEGKAVDSALGGDEDVSSPTFPPQSTGGAKRKRHRLQKDRDTQMESEQPVMTEAQFSGFPSPNSLSH